The sequence below is a genomic window from Kitasatospora kifunensis.
TCTGCTTCAGGCGGGCCCGCTCGTTCTCCGGCAGCTTGCGGCTGATACCGGTCATCGAGCCCTCGGGCACGTAGACCAGGTAGCGGCCGGGCAGCGAGATCTGGCTGGTCAGGCGGGCGCCCTTGTGGCCGATCGGGTCCTTGGAGACCTGCACCAGCACGGACTGGCCGGACTTGAGCACCGACTCGATCCGGCGCGGACCGCTGTGGCCGAGCTGGCCGAAGTTGACCTCACCGGCGTAGAGCACCGCGTTGCGGCCCTTGCCGATGTCGACGAAGGCGGCCTCCATCGACGGCAGCACGTTCTGGACCTTGCCCAGGTAGACGTTGCCGACGTAGGAGGTGGCCTGCTCCTTGTTGACGTAGTGCTCGACCAGGACGCCGTCCTCCAGGACGCCGATCTGGGTGCGCTCGCCGTTCTGGCGGACCACCATCACGCGCTCCACCGACTCACGGCGGGCCAGGAACTCGGCCTCGGTGATGATCGGCACCCGGCGGCGGCCCAGCTCACGGCCCTCGCGGCGGCGCTGCTTCTTGGCCTCCAGCCGGGTGGAGCCCTTGATCGACTGCACCTCGTCCGGGTCGAAGGACGGCTCGGTGGAGCGGCGGCGCGGCTCGCGCACCTTCACGACCGTGCGCACACCGTCCTCGTCGGCGGTCTCGGCGACCTCGACCCCGGCGTCCCCGCTGCGGCGACGACGACGGCGACGACGACGGGAGGAGGCCAGGCCACCGGCCAGGTCGTCCTCGTCCTCCTCCAGCTCCGCGGACTCGACCGGCTCTCCGGCCTCGACGGGCTCAGCGGACTCGGCGACGGCCGCCGCGGCGGGCTGCTCGGTCTCCTGGCCCTCGGTCTCGAACTCCTCCGCCTCACCACGGCGGCGACGACGGCCACCACGCCGACGGCGGCGCGAGGACGGCCGACCGTCCTCCTCCCACTCGTTCTCCTGCTCCGCAGGCGCGGTGGGCTCGACGGCGGCCGGGGCCGGCTCGGCGGGGGTCTCCACGACGGCCGGGCGGGTCGGCGCCGCAGCAGCGGCGGTGACGGCGGCAACGGCGGCCTTGCGGCTCTGCGCGGTCGAGCGGCCCGAGGCTCCGGTGCCGACCCGGACCGGCGTGCGGCCACGGCGACGGCGGCCGACGCCGCTGTACTCGTACTCGTCCTCGTCACCGGTCGCAGCGGCCGCGGGGGCCGCAGCGGGGGCAGCCGGCTCGGCAGGGGCGGCCGGGGCGGCGGGCTGCTGGGGCGCGGGGGCCTGCGCCGCCGGGGCGACGTAGGAGGCGGGCTCCTGGAAGACCGGGGCCTGGAAGATCGCGGTGGCCGGGCGCACGGCGCGACGGCGGGCGCGCGGGGCCTCGGTGGGCTGCTCGGCCTCGGCGGGCGCCTGGGCCGCCGCGGCCGGCTGCTTCTCGGCGACCGGCTCGGCGACGGGCTCCTCCTCGACGGGGGCCTCGGCAACCGGGGCCTCCTCGACAGCCGGGCTGGCAACCGGCGCCTCGACCCGCTTGCGAGCCCGACGCGCCCGCACCGGCTTCTCCGCCACCGGCTCCTCAACAGCGGCAGCCGCCTCAGCGACCGGCGCCTCGACAACCGGGGCCTCCTCGACGGCCGGGCTGGCAACCGGCGCCTCCGCCCGCTTGCGAGCCCGACGCGCCCGCACCGGCTTCTCCGCCACCGGCTCCTCAACAGCGGCAGCCGCCTCAGCGACCGGCGCCTCGACAACCGGGGCCTCCTCGACAGCCGGGCTGGCAACCGGCGCCTCGACCCGCTTGCGAGCCCGACGCGCCCGCACCGGGGCCTCGGCCTTGGCCGGCTCGGCCTCGGCCGGGGCCGCGGCGGGGCCAGCGAGGCTGGCGTGGCTGGCGGGCTCGACCGGAATCACGGTCTCGACACTCTCGGTGGCCGCCCCCTGCGGGGTACCGGCCGGACGCGACACGGCGCGGCGCCGGCGGCGCGGCGGGGCGGCGTCACCGATCGGCTCACCGCTGGTGTTCGCCGCTTCGTTCTGCTTCGAATCGTTGTTCTCAGGCATGCGGGTGGATCTCCCGTCAGGCCCCCGGGCTCCGCATCCAGGCACGGCTGGGCACCGGTGGCCGGCCCGGGGCGCTTCGGCGCCCAGGCCGACTCTCCACGGTGCCGCCGTGCGAACGCGAGGCCGCACAGGGGCTCGTAGTCTCGCTCGGCGCCCCGCACGGTGCGGGGTGTCGAAAGTCTTCTGGTCTGGCCAGTGTTCTCAGGTTTTCCCAAGCTGCGCGGCCCCACAACCCAGGGTGGCTCCCGGGGCGGGCCCCACCGGCCCGAAGGCGGCGTGGTTCTCCTGGGGCCCGCCGACCCGGCGGGTCGAGGGGCCCCCACAGAAGTGGCCTGTGCGCGACGACGCTCGCTCCCCTAGGGAGCCGCGGGGGCCTGGAGCGCGCAGCACCGGGCGGTTAATCCGGTCCTCGTCTCCGCCCGCTAGGCGGACGCTGCAGCCTGCGGCTCGACGGCCGTCTCCGATGGGACGGCCGGGGCCGCAGCGCGGTCGAGCGCCAGCGGGTCGGTCACCGTGCCGGTCTCCTCGTCGAGCGGCCCCTGCGCCAGCCTGGTCACCTCAGCGGGGACCGGCAGCGCCAGGTCAGCCGTCGCCCGGAGACCGGACAAAACGTCGTCTGGTCGTACGGCGGGTGTGGCGTGTCGTACTACCAGGCGCAGTATCGCACAGGCCTGACCGGTACGAACATCGGAGGTGGCTGTGGATTCCCCGACCGGAGCAACGCCGACCTGCGCCGGAACCAGTTCCAGTCGCGAGACGGCCTCGCGCGCGTCGAAGACCCTTAGCCCGTTCTTCGTCTGGCGTTGGACCTCGACCCGCTCGGCGGCCAGGAACAGCTCCACCGCCCGGCCCGCCACCGCCTCGGTCACCTCCGGCAGCCGCAGCTCCCAGAGCGAGGCCTCCAGCCGCTCCACGAAGTTCGGGGTGCGGACCTCGACGGCGTCCACGATGTCCAGCCCGGTCGGCAGCGACTCGTCCAACTGCGCGCGCAGCGCCTGCGGGTCCCGGAAGTCGGCCAGGCCGATCTCCAGATACTCCGCCTCGCTGGCCACCCCGGTCGGGGCGGCGTTGGCGTAGGACACCTTGGGATGCGGGGTGAAGCCGGCCGAGTACGCCATGGGGACGGCGGATCGGCGCAGGGCCCGCTCGAAGGCGCGCTGGAAGTCGCGGTGGCTGGTGAAGCGCAGACGGCCACGCTTGGTGTAGCGCAGTCGAATGCGCTGCACCGTCGGCGCGGGGGGCGGACCGTCGGGCGTGCGGCGTGCCAGGGTCGCTCAGTCCTTCGGGAGAAGTCGCGTCCAGGGCTGGTGGCGGATACGGCTGGGGCCACCGGGATGGACTCTGTCAAGGTGCAAGGGTACGCGCCCGTTCCCACACCTTGTGTCGCAGCTCAACCCGGTGGCCCCTGGTACCGCTCGATCGGGACTACTTCAGCACCGTCAGGGGCAGCAGCTTCTTGCCCGTCGGGCCGATTTGAATGGTCGTGTCCATCTGCGGGCATATGGACACAGCCCAAAAATCGCTCCTACGCTCTGTGCATGGGTAATCGCAGGGGGCGAGCGCGCTCCGCAGCAGCACGTGAGCAGTACTCCGTTGATACGGAGTGGACCGAGGCCGACCTGGCCCTGTTGGAGAAGCTGAAGAGGAAAGAGGCACTGCTGCCAGCCGACGCGTTGCGGGGCCTCGTGTCGGTACGGCTGTCCGTCCTCACCGAAGACACCACCTCGCCGGTCCGCCAGGAACTGGACCTCCGGATCCTGGCCCTTGAACAGGGCATCCGGGTGGTGGGCGTCGCGAGCGACCTGAACGTGTCCGCCACGAAGGTCCCGCCGTGGAAGCGCAAGCAGCTCGGCGACTGGCTGAACAACCGCGCGCCCGAGTTCGACGTCCTGCTGTTCTGGAAGATGGACCGCTTCATCAGGCGGCTCACCGACCTCAGCACCATGATCGACTGGTGCCTGAAGTACGGGAAGAACCTCATCTCCCGGAACGACACCCTTGACCTCACCACTGCGGTCGGCAAGATCCTCGCAACGCTCATCGGCGGCCTAGCCGAGATCGAGGCGACCAACACGAGCACGCGAGTGACCAGCCTCTGGGACTACACGAAGACACAGTCCGACTGGCTCGTCGGTAAGCCCACCTTCGGCTACGTCACGACCGAGGACGAGAAGGGCAACGTCGTCCTGGCCATTGATGAGGACGCACACCGGGCCCTGCGCTGGTGTCACCAGGCGGCGCTACGCGGTGTCTCCACCCGGCGCATGGCCATCGTGCTCAAGCGCTCGGGACTGTGCGGCTCCGGGCTGACCACGGCCACTCTCCTACGCCGACTCAGGAACCCTGCGCTACTCGGCTACCGAGTAGAAGAGGACAAGAACGGCGGGATCCGCCGCTCGAAGCTCATCCTCGGCCGGGACGGCAAGCCGATCCGGGTTGCCCCGCCGATCTTCACCGAGGAGGAGTTCGACGCCCTCCAGGCAGCGCTCGACCGACGGTCCACCAAGCAGCCGACCCGCCAGCCGGGCGGCGCGACCAAGTTCCTTGGTGTGCTGATCTGCTCCGACTGCAAGAGCAACATGAACGTCCAGCACACGGTGCGGACCGTGGAGCGGCCGCCGACCCCGGATGCGCCCTCAGGCGAGTCGCCCACGGTCGAGGTCTTCCGCTACGCCTATCTCCGCTGCCAGAAGTGCCGCAGCGGCGGTCTCGGCGCACCCAACCCCGATGTCATCTACGCCAAGCTCGTTGAAGACGTGCTCTCCGTGCTCGGCGACGAGCCGGTCCAGATCCGGGAGTACGCCCGTGGCGAGGAGGCCCGGAAGGAGCTGAAGCGCCTCGAAGAGGCCGTCGCCTACTACATGCGCGAGCTGGCGCCCGGCGGACGGTTCGCCAAGACCCGGTTCACCCGCGAGCAGGGACAGGAGACGCTGGACAAGCTGATCGCCGACCTTGAGGCCATCGACCCCGACACCGCGCAGGACCGATGGATGAACGTCCACAACGGGAAGACCTTCCGGCAGCAGTGGGAGGCTGGCGGCATCGGTGCCATGAGCGCCGACCTGCTGCGAGTGGGCATCAAGTGCGAGGTCACCCGAACGAAGATTCCGAGGCAGCGCGCTCCCCAGGTTCACCTGAAGCTGATGATCCCGAAGGACGTCCGGGACCGGTTGGTGATCAAGCCCGACGACTTTGCAGATGTCTTCTAGAGCGCCCGAGGGCTGCTTTCCCAGCCCCTCTGCGGCCCCGACGGCACCAAAGTGGGCTTTGCCCTCTCGATGACTGTCCGCGTGCCTCCGGCGCCAACATGGTCACCATCCAGAAATTCCCTCCCCTTTTCGCCCCTGCACTCCGAATAATGGGCAGATGCCACAACCAGCAAGCAGTGCGACGCCGGGCGGCTTCCGATGGCTCGACGTGCCCGAAACCGCCCGCGCGCTCAAGATCCGAAACCAGGCCGATCAGCAGTTCCTCGCTGTCGAGCAGCAGCACCGCCGCATCGTGGACGGCTGCCGAGGCATCTATGCAATGGGGATGCCGGACTCACACCGTGATGACCGAGTCCGGCTGACGATCGACGTGGACCTGTTCCTCCACTGCCTACAGCGACTACTCAGGGTCTGCGAGCTGGTGCGCAGAAGCAGGCTCCCTGCTGTGAACCTGCGCCGACCCATCCGGGATTTCGAAAATCAGACCGTGGGCATTACCCCGCTCCGCAACGTCCTGGAGCACCTGGACGGTGCTGCGGTCAGCGGGCACGGTGGTATCGGCTACGGGCTCGGCCCCGACGGGGTGAACGTCACCTACGACGGCGCTGCGTTCGACACGGCTGCCCTGCTCGAATCGGCCCGGAGGCTACACCTTGCGATCCGCTCGGCCGTCGACCCCATCGCGGTCCTGGACGTCCACGGCGGCTACCCCATCATCGAGCTGGAGTCCCCGGCAGTCGTCAGCATGGATGAGGCGTAGAGAGAACACGAGCGATGCCCGAAGCAGGCCCGAGTATGGAGGGCTTCGCCTGGACGCTCCGAGAGGTTCGCGCGGCGTACTACCAGGTGACCTCTGGTGTGTCCGTGCTGCCTACTGCGAGCCGTTGTCGTCGCGATGATCCACGAGACACTGCCTGGCCGTCGGCCCCGAAGCCTGATCCGTTCAGGGGGCGCATGGCATCGAGGGCGCTCGGATCGTACGGCTCTTCATTCCCTGCCGCATCAACAATGACAATCTCACTGCTGATGACTGATGCGGGACAGCCCACCGCGGTCGACCGGTCCGCGACAGCCATCGAGGCCGTCATCGCCGAAACGGCCCGTCGTGACGATCTCTCGCTAGCTCGGCTGCGATATCGCGGCTGGCGGCAAGGTCTTCGGCGATTCCGGTAGCGATCAGCTTCTCAGCGGGACTGTGGCCCTGCCCGACAAAGCGCCAGACGGCATCGGTGACGGTCCCGTCGTCCCAGTCGGTGAACAGGTCATGAGAGCCGGCCAAGGCCCGCGCGTGCTCGGCGCGGTCGGCCCGAAGCTGGCCGTAGGTCGTGGAGTACGCCCGAGTCTTGGTGAGGCAGTGCCCGCGGTAGCCAAGCATGTGAGCCCACGCCCGCAGGCGCAGGTGTTCCAGTTCGGGCAGGCCGCCGAGGTGCCAGGCCGTCGCGATCAGCGCGCGGGCGTGCTCGGTGACGCGTAGCGCTCGGATCTCGGCGAGCGAGGTCAGGCGGCGGTCGACGGCGCCGGCTGACTCCACGCTCTTGCTCGTGTACTTGGCGACGTAGGCCGCCACGGCCTCATCAGTGATCCGGCCGCCGTCCCCGCTGCTCAGTTCGTGGATGTCGAGCTGGCTACCGAAACGCAGCCGGATGTCACCGATGGCAGCGGAGTCGGGCGGCGCGAGGGCGATGGCGGCCGCGGCGGTACGCACAGCATCGGCTAGCAGCACAGCGGTTGCCCAGGCGGGCGGGGCGCTGTCGGGACCCGTCGGCCCGTCGAGGCGGATCACGGCGTGGAAGTGGACGGCGCCGCGCTTCTGATACTCGGCCACCTTGGCCGCCGAGATGCGCAGCAGGCCACGGACAGCGGTTCGACCCACTCCGGCGCGGGCGGCGAGGTGGTGGTAGAGGTTGTCCCGGAACGCCTTCCAGAGACTGGGCGCTGCTGCGTTCCACAGAACGTGGCCGGTGTAGTCGTAGCAGTGCGGGCAGAGCGGCTGTCCGATGCAGTCGTCGCTGTCGCCGTGCTGCTGGCCACAACCCCTCGGGCTGCCGTGCTCACAGGCTGTCCGGCTGACGGAGTGGCAGGTGCCGGCGCGGTGCACCGGGCCGAAGGACGGGGCAGTCAGGGTGACGAACAGTCGGGGATGGTCCCGAACCGTCTCAGGGATGCCCTTTCCGCCGGTCAGTCCTGCTCGGACCAGCTGGAAGGTGTCCCCTACGTACTCACGTGAGCATGGGCCACAACGGGTGGCCCGCCGGTTGCGGCAGCGCACGGCGAGCCGGCCGCCAGGTTCGTCCTCGGTCGAGTAGTGCCGCAGCACCCCGCCGGTGGCCGTGTCGAAGGTGGTGGTGTGCCCCGACAAATAGATAGGAGCGGCGCACCCGCCGGTGGCCCGGACCTGCTCCAGCCACCGGCCAAGGTGCGGCAACTGTCCGAGCCGCACGAGGTCTTGGTCGATCTCCGGAAGTGCGCGGATCCGGGCCTCGCGGGCCAGGAAGGCGCGGCGCCAGTCGGCGTCGTGCGGGGTGGTGCTCTGCGTAGCCATCTCGGCTCTCTCCACAGCAGGGGACACTGCGCCCCGGCCGGGCACGGTAGCCAGGCCGGGGCAGCATCGAGGCGAAGGGTGCATGCACAGCCCGAGTGGGCCGACGGATTGCGGGGCGCAGGGCTGCCACTGATCGCATTGACCAGTCCAGCCCTGCCTCAGGTGGTGTGGGTCAGCCCCTTGGCGATCCAGACCACGGCCGCCCCGATCGGTTCAGCCAGGTGAGTCCGGTCGAGGTAAAAGCCGAGCAGGCCGGTCAGGATCACATGCCACACCCGCAACTCGCCCGAGCGGACCAGCAGGTAGACGATGAGCGCCAGCAGGGCGACCAGGGGGATGCCGAGCGTCACAGGTAGACCCCTTCGTCGTCGGCGTCGGTCGGAACCGAGAGCAGGCCGGGCCAGGCCGGAGCAAGCCGGGCGTGCTTGAGGGCAACCCTCCGGGCCTCCTCCGGTGTGACGTGGATCGAGCGGGCCCTGGTCCACTGCCCGTCGTCCCCGAAGGTGACCGCCACCCCCTGCTCGGCCAGCGTGATCCGTTGAGCAGCCTCCAGGGCTTCCTTGCTCAGGTCACCCAGGGCCATCTCAGCCGTGCCCGGGTCGGTGACCCGGTGGCAGACGCGGCCGGCCAGCTGGGCCCGCAAGGCGGTGACCCCCGCGCCCAGGTCGGAGCCGACCCGCTGACCGGCGATCACGAGGTGAACGTCCAGCGCGCCTCCGAGCTGGGCAATCCGCAGCAGCGCCGTTGCGATCTCGGCCACCTCGGTCTTGTCGTCCCGGGTGGCCATCAGGAACAGTTCGGCAACCTCGTCCACGATGATCACGATCGGGACCTTTCGCAGCTTGGCGGGAAGATCCTTGACCGCACGCACACCGGCAGATCGGCACAAGGCCATCCGGGACTCCGCTTCGGCCATCAGCTCCAGCAGCAGCCGACGAGCGGTCGCGCGGTCCGGGGCCAGCGCGGACAAGCGGGCCTCGAAGAGGGACAGTTCCATCCCTCCCTTGAGATCGATCCCGAAGAGGGCGACCGGCTGCGGCGCGAGCTGCTTCACCAGGGCCGCAATCAGCGTCGACTTTCCGGACCGGGTGGCGCCCACGATCAGCCAGTGCGGCGCGATGTGCAGGTCGATCGCCCACACCGCCCCGTCCTCCCGGCGCCCGACCACGGCGCGCAGGAGCTGGGGCCGGGCGCCGCGCGGCACGTGCGGGGCAGCAAGCGGGTCCCACGCGAGGGCGACCAGGCGCACGAAGCCCCGGCCGTCGCCGACCACCCGCACCGCGTGCATCCGCCAGGCGTGCGCGAAGGCAAGGGCGAACTGCCCGAACTCGTCCGGCACCTGGCCGGGGTGGAGTCTGACAGTCACCTCCAGGCCGCCCTGACGAAGCCGCGGAGCGCCGAGCCGGGGTGGCACCGGTCGCAGTGCAACACCCTTGACGATCACAGCCCCGAGCAAGGCCCGCGCCGGGCGCCGGGGCACGGCGAGGCCGGTCGTGCCGGTGAGCCGGCGCCAGCTCGCCCAGATGCGCACCACGGTGAGCGGATAGCCGATGAAGCACCACCACGCATTCGGCCGGGTGCGGCGAAGGCCAGGGGCGGCGATCAGCACGGCCGCCACCGAGGCCAGCAGGACCAGCCAGAGCATCTGAAGCCCCATCAGTCCCCCTCCCCCGTGACGACTGCGGCCTGCGCGGCCGGCTCCAGCTCGCGGGCGAGCGCTGCCGCGGCGGCGGCCAGGGCGGCGATGTAGCGGTACAGCAGGCCGCCGGAGTCGTCCGGGGCGAACGGGTCGATCTGCGGCGCCACGTCGCCCAGCTCGTCCAGCAGCAGGCGCAGGCGCACCCGAACGCGACCGGGGGTCACGCTTCGCCGCCCTTGCGAGAGGCGGACGCGGCGGCCGAGGCCGAGGCCGGCGGCACCGAGGCAGGCGGGGCAGGGGTGATGGAGTCGGCGCGGAACGACATGCCGTGCCGGTCCCCCATGGCCCAGGAGAACGCCACCAGGCCGGTGACAGCGACCCGGACGCCT
It includes:
- a CDS encoding Rne/Rng family ribonuclease → MPENNDSKQNEAANTSGEPIGDAAPPRRRRRAVSRPAGTPQGAATESVETVIPVEPASHASLAGPAAAPAEAEPAKAEAPVRARRARKRVEAPVASPAVEEAPVVEAPVAEAAAAVEEPVAEKPVRARRARKRAEAPVASPAVEEAPVVEAPVAEAAAAVEEPVAEKPVRARRARKRVEAPVASPAVEEAPVAEAPVEEEPVAEPVAEKQPAAAAQAPAEAEQPTEAPRARRRAVRPATAIFQAPVFQEPASYVAPAAQAPAPQQPAAPAAPAEPAAPAAAPAAAATGDEDEYEYSGVGRRRRGRTPVRVGTGASGRSTAQSRKAAVAAVTAAAAAPTRPAVVETPAEPAPAAVEPTAPAEQENEWEEDGRPSSRRRRRGGRRRRRGEAEEFETEGQETEQPAAAAVAESAEPVEAGEPVESAELEEDEDDLAGGLASSRRRRRRRRRSGDAGVEVAETADEDGVRTVVKVREPRRRSTEPSFDPDEVQSIKGSTRLEAKKQRRREGRELGRRRVPIITEAEFLARRESVERVMVVRQNGERTQIGVLEDGVLVEHYVNKEQATSYVGNVYLGKVQNVLPSMEAAFVDIGKGRNAVLYAGEVNFGQLGHSGPRRIESVLKSGQSVLVQVSKDPIGHKGARLTSQISLPGRYLVYVPEGSMTGISRKLPENERARLKQILKKIVPDDAGVIVRTAAEGASEEELTRDVQRLQQQWEEIQKKAASGNAPTLLYGEPDMTVRVVRDIFNEDFSKVIVSGNEAWNTIHEYVGGVAPDLVDRLQKWTSNVDVFATYRIDEQLMKALDRKVWLPSGGSLVIDRTEAMVVVDVNTGKFVGQGGNLEETVTRNNIEAAEEIVRQLRLRDLGGIIVIDFIDMVLESNRDLVLRRLLECLGRDRTKHQVAEVTSLGLVQMTRKRVGQGLLESFSESCVHCNGRGVIVHMEQPTAPAGGGGPVGTSGESVSKRRRRGKGGAGHEEPQPFLIEDEAAQEHEHEEFELLAPEAPAAQAPVTEAPVAEGAEPAAAAEAPVVEQPSLVEIPQAPAAPAAGRTRRRAVRKATASAGTPGEAEIVVLQSRAEAVVEAALAAAAPVVAEQLTEAEQQATEAEQAVVTEQAEVTEEAAAEEAAPKKRAPRKAAAKKTVAAKKTTTAKKTTARKTATKRTSAAAKKAAAAEGDSAAE
- a CDS encoding TIGR03936 family radical SAM-associated protein, with protein sequence MQRIRLRYTKRGRLRFTSHRDFQRAFERALRRSAVPMAYSAGFTPHPKVSYANAAPTGVASEAEYLEIGLADFRDPQALRAQLDESLPTGLDIVDAVEVRTPNFVERLEASLWELRLPEVTEAVAGRAVELFLAAERVEVQRQTKNGLRVFDAREAVSRLELVPAQVGVAPVGESTATSDVRTGQACAILRLVVRHATPAVRPDDVLSGLRATADLALPVPAEVTRLAQGPLDEETGTVTDPLALDRAAAPAVPSETAVEPQAAASA
- a CDS encoding recombinase family protein, whose protein sequence is MGNRRGRARSAAAREQYSVDTEWTEADLALLEKLKRKEALLPADALRGLVSVRLSVLTEDTTSPVRQELDLRILALEQGIRVVGVASDLNVSATKVPPWKRKQLGDWLNNRAPEFDVLLFWKMDRFIRRLTDLSTMIDWCLKYGKNLISRNDTLDLTTAVGKILATLIGGLAEIEATNTSTRVTSLWDYTKTQSDWLVGKPTFGYVTTEDEKGNVVLAIDEDAHRALRWCHQAALRGVSTRRMAIVLKRSGLCGSGLTTATLLRRLRNPALLGYRVEEDKNGGIRRSKLILGRDGKPIRVAPPIFTEEEFDALQAALDRRSTKQPTRQPGGATKFLGVLICSDCKSNMNVQHTVRTVERPPTPDAPSGESPTVEVFRYAYLRCQKCRSGGLGAPNPDVIYAKLVEDVLSVLGDEPVQIREYARGEEARKELKRLEEAVAYYMRELAPGGRFAKTRFTREQGQETLDKLIADLEAIDPDTAQDRWMNVHNGKTFRQQWEAGGIGAMSADLLRVGIKCEVTRTKIPRQRAPQVHLKLMIPKDVRDRLVIKPDDFADVF
- a CDS encoding replication initiator → MATQSTTPHDADWRRAFLAREARIRALPEIDQDLVRLGQLPHLGRWLEQVRATGGCAAPIYLSGHTTTFDTATGGVLRHYSTEDEPGGRLAVRCRNRRATRCGPCSREYVGDTFQLVRAGLTGGKGIPETVRDHPRLFVTLTAPSFGPVHRAGTCHSVSRTACEHGSPRGCGQQHGDSDDCIGQPLCPHCYDYTGHVLWNAAAPSLWKAFRDNLYHHLAARAGVGRTAVRGLLRISAAKVAEYQKRGAVHFHAVIRLDGPTGPDSAPPAWATAVLLADAVRTAAAAIALAPPDSAAIGDIRLRFGSQLDIHELSSGDGGRITDEAVAAYVAKYTSKSVESAGAVDRRLTSLAEIRALRVTEHARALIATAWHLGGLPELEHLRLRAWAHMLGYRGHCLTKTRAYSTTYGQLRADRAEHARALAGSHDLFTDWDDGTVTDAVWRFVGQGHSPAEKLIATGIAEDLAASRDIAAELARDRHDGPFRR
- a CDS encoding FtsK/SpoIIIE domain-containing protein; its protein translation is MGLQMLWLVLLASVAAVLIAAPGLRRTRPNAWWCFIGYPLTVVRIWASWRRLTGTTGLAVPRRPARALLGAVIVKGVALRPVPPRLGAPRLRQGGLEVTVRLHPGQVPDEFGQFALAFAHAWRMHAVRVVGDGRGFVRLVALAWDPLAAPHVPRGARPQLLRAVVGRREDGAVWAIDLHIAPHWLIVGATRSGKSTLIAALVKQLAPQPVALFGIDLKGGMELSLFEARLSALAPDRATARRLLLELMAEAESRMALCRSAGVRAVKDLPAKLRKVPIVIIVDEVAELFLMATRDDKTEVAEIATALLRIAQLGGALDVHLVIAGQRVGSDLGAGVTALRAQLAGRVCHRVTDPGTAEMALGDLSKEALEAAQRITLAEQGVAVTFGDDGQWTRARSIHVTPEEARRVALKHARLAPAWPGLLSVPTDADDEGVYL